In Clostridium sp. SY8519, one genomic interval encodes:
- a CDS encoding NADH-dependent [FeFe] hydrogenase, group A6: protein MSNVNLTVNGIAVSVPEGTTILEAARQANIEIPTLCFLKDINEIAACRICVVEVKGAKTLVTACVYPVAEGMEVWTNTEKVRDSRRKTLQLLLSIHERKCLSCARSGRCELQKLCYDYHIDEDDYFDGVRNVYPIDDSAPHMIRDNNKCILCRRCSATCEKVQGIGVIGANERGFETNIGSPFGKGLGDTACVSCGQCIAVCPTGALQEKDNTKDVFDAIADPTKRVIVQTAPAVRAALGEEFDYPIGTDVEGKMAAALRRLGFDDVFDTDFAADLTIMEEANELIERVTNGGVLPMMTSCSPGWIKYCEHYFPDLLPHLSSCKAPHTMFGAIAKSYYADKIGVDKKDLVVVSVMPCTAKKFEITRPDEDGAGVPDVDIVITTRELARMIRMAGIQFRDLPDEKFDAPLGLGTGAAVIFGATGGVMEAALRTAYEKITGEELPALDFKEVRGTDGIKEATYDLKGTKMKVAVASSTKCAHDLMKKVQSGEADYTFIEVMGCPGGCVNGGGQPQQPGYVRNTVDLAKERAKALYENDRNCTYRKSHENPAIIQLYDEFLGQPGSHLAHELLHTTYIPRTVHEIK, encoded by the coding sequence ATGAGTAACGTAAATCTGACTGTCAACGGGATTGCTGTTTCCGTTCCGGAGGGCACCACAATTTTAGAGGCTGCCCGTCAGGCGAATATCGAGATCCCGACGCTGTGTTTTTTAAAGGATATTAATGAAATCGCTGCCTGCCGAATCTGCGTGGTGGAAGTGAAGGGCGCCAAAACCCTGGTCACTGCCTGCGTCTATCCGGTAGCGGAAGGAATGGAAGTATGGACCAATACGGAGAAAGTACGGGATTCCAGAAGAAAGACCCTGCAGCTGCTTCTGTCCATCCATGAGAGAAAATGTCTGTCCTGCGCCCGCAGCGGCAGATGTGAGCTGCAGAAGCTCTGCTATGACTACCATATCGATGAGGATGATTACTTTGACGGCGTGCGCAATGTGTATCCCATCGATGATAGCGCGCCGCATATGATCCGGGATAACAACAAATGCATCCTGTGCCGCCGCTGCAGCGCCACCTGTGAAAAGGTACAGGGAATCGGTGTCATCGGCGCCAATGAGCGTGGATTTGAGACCAATATCGGATCCCCCTTCGGCAAAGGCCTGGGAGACACCGCCTGTGTATCCTGCGGACAGTGTATCGCGGTGTGTCCTACCGGCGCATTGCAGGAAAAAGACAATACAAAAGATGTCTTTGACGCCATTGCGGATCCGACCAAGCGGGTCATTGTACAGACGGCCCCGGCAGTACGGGCTGCTCTGGGTGAGGAATTTGACTATCCCATCGGCACAGATGTGGAAGGCAAGATGGCAGCTGCGCTGCGGCGCCTTGGATTTGATGATGTATTTGATACGGATTTTGCAGCCGACCTTACCATTATGGAAGAGGCGAACGAACTGATCGAACGTGTCACCAACGGCGGCGTGCTTCCCATGATGACCTCCTGTTCACCGGGATGGATCAAATACTGCGAGCATTATTTCCCTGACCTGCTGCCACATCTGTCATCCTGCAAGGCGCCCCATACCATGTTCGGCGCCATCGCAAAGAGCTACTATGCGGATAAAATCGGCGTGGATAAAAAGGATCTTGTTGTGGTCAGCGTAATGCCCTGTACCGCGAAGAAATTCGAAATCACCCGTCCGGATGAAGACGGCGCGGGCGTACCCGATGTAGATATTGTTATCACCACCAGGGAGCTGGCACGGATGATCCGCATGGCCGGCATCCAGTTCCGGGATCTTCCGGATGAAAAATTTGACGCGCCTTTGGGACTCGGCACCGGAGCCGCAGTTATTTTCGGCGCCACCGGCGGCGTTATGGAAGCAGCCCTTCGTACCGCCTATGAGAAAATCACCGGCGAGGAGCTGCCGGCACTTGATTTCAAGGAAGTGCGCGGAACCGACGGAATCAAGGAAGCAACCTATGATCTGAAGGGAACAAAGATGAAAGTCGCAGTGGCTTCCAGCACCAAATGCGCCCATGATCTGATGAAAAAAGTACAGTCCGGCGAAGCCGACTATACCTTTATTGAAGTCATGGGATGTCCGGGCGGATGTGTCAACGGCGGCGGTCAGCCCCAGCAGCCGGGCTATGTCCGCAACACAGTGGATCTGGCTAAAGAGCGTGCCAAGGCCCTTTATGAAAATGACCGGAACTGCACATACAGAAAATCCCATGAAAACCCTGCGATTATTCAGCTGTATGACGAGTTCCTCGGCCAGCCGGGCAGCCATCTGGCCCATGAA
- the nuoF gene encoding NADH-quinone oxidoreductase subunit NuoF, with protein sequence MYRSHVLVCGGSSCKDSESGRILYNFTQEIKANGLENEIKVIETGCHGLCSYGPIVVVYPDGTFYQKVRPQDVKEIVTEHLLKGRVVTRLEYHEDNSGGQASLNETVFYKRQKRIALRNCGIINPENIDEYIAMDGYQALGKVLTTMTPDEVIQTILDSGLRGRGGAGFPTGLKWKFASGNRGNVQKYVCCNADEGDPGAFMDRSVLEGDPHVVLEAMAIAGYAIGSNQGYIYVRAEYPIAVERLKIAIDQAHEYGLLGKNIFETGFDFDIELRLGAGAFVCGEETALMTSIEGNRGEPRPRPPFPAVKGLFAKPTILNNVETYANIPQIILKGADWFSSIGTEKSKGTKVFALGGKINNTGLVEVPMGTPLRTVIEEIGGGIPQGKQFKAAQTGGPSGGCIPAECLDVPMDYENLGAIGSIMGSGGLIVMDEDNCMVDIAKFYLQFTVDESCGKCTPCRVGTRRMLEILEKITKGNGTLEDIDKLEELANYIKENSACGLGQTAPNPILSTLRYFRDEYIAHVTEKRCPAGVCKDLVHMYIDGTKCVGCTMCARNCPVGAITGELRKPHTIDVTKCIKCGVCMENCKVDAVRKG encoded by the coding sequence ATGTATCGTTCACACGTATTAGTCTGCGGCGGATCGTCCTGTAAGGATTCGGAAAGCGGCAGAATCCTTTATAATTTCACACAGGAAATCAAAGCCAACGGACTGGAGAATGAGATTAAAGTCATCGAAACCGGCTGTCACGGGCTGTGTTCCTACGGACCGATTGTTGTCGTGTATCCGGATGGCACATTCTATCAGAAAGTCCGCCCGCAGGATGTAAAAGAAATTGTCACGGAACATCTGCTGAAAGGCCGGGTAGTGACCCGTCTGGAATATCACGAGGACAACAGCGGCGGACAGGCTTCTCTGAATGAGACCGTATTTTATAAACGGCAGAAGAGAATCGCCCTGCGCAACTGCGGTATTATCAATCCGGAGAATATTGATGAATACATTGCCATGGACGGCTATCAGGCACTGGGCAAGGTCCTGACCACCATGACACCGGACGAAGTCATCCAAACGATTCTGGACAGCGGCCTGCGGGGACGCGGCGGCGCCGGATTCCCTACCGGACTGAAATGGAAATTCGCTTCCGGCAACCGCGGAAATGTTCAGAAATATGTATGCTGCAATGCGGACGAGGGGGATCCCGGCGCATTTATGGACCGGTCTGTATTGGAAGGTGATCCTCATGTGGTTCTGGAGGCAATGGCCATCGCCGGTTATGCCATCGGATCCAATCAGGGATACATCTATGTCCGCGCGGAATATCCGATTGCGGTGGAACGTCTGAAAATCGCCATTGATCAGGCCCATGAATACGGCCTGTTAGGAAAGAATATCTTTGAAACAGGATTTGACTTTGACATTGAGCTCCGTCTGGGCGCAGGCGCCTTTGTCTGCGGCGAAGAGACCGCGTTAATGACGTCCATTGAAGGAAACCGGGGTGAGCCCCGTCCGAGACCGCCGTTCCCTGCAGTCAAGGGCTTATTCGCAAAACCCACGATTCTGAACAACGTGGAAACCTACGCGAATATTCCGCAGATTATCTTAAAGGGCGCGGACTGGTTCAGCTCCATCGGCACGGAAAAATCAAAAGGAACCAAAGTCTTTGCCCTTGGCGGAAAAATCAACAATACAGGTCTGGTGGAAGTGCCTATGGGAACTCCGCTGCGTACGGTAATTGAAGAAATCGGCGGCGGCATCCCCCAGGGCAAGCAGTTCAAAGCCGCGCAGACCGGCGGACCTTCCGGCGGATGCATTCCAGCAGAATGCCTGGACGTACCCATGGATTATGAAAACCTCGGCGCCATCGGTTCCATTATGGGATCCGGCGGACTGATTGTCATGGATGAAGATAACTGTATGGTGGATATCGCCAAATTTTACCTGCAGTTTACCGTAGATGAGTCCTGCGGAAAATGTACGCCCTGCCGTGTGGGCACCAGAAGGATGCTGGAAATTCTTGAAAAAATCACCAAGGGAAACGGAACCCTGGAAGATATCGACAAACTGGAGGAACTGGCAAATTATATCAAGGAAAATTCCGCCTGCGGCCTTGGCCAGACGGCACCGAATCCGATTCTTTCTACCCTGCGGTATTTCAGAGATGAGTACATTGCCCATGTAACAGAGAAGAGATGCCCTGCAGGTGTATGTAAAGATCTGGTACATATGTATATCGACGGCACGAAATGTGTGGGATGTACCATGTGTGCAAGAAACTGTCCGGTAGGCGCTATTACAGGAGAACTCAGAAAACCGCATACCATCGATGTGACCAAATGTATTAAATGCGGTGTCTGCATGGAAAACTGTAAAGTAGATGCTGTACGGAAAGGTTAA
- a CDS encoding (2Fe-2S) ferredoxin domain-containing protein: MKSLIELQQIKERMKGEIGLRDASSDKTRVVVGMATCGIASGARPVLNTLAEEVRNKNLDNVMVTQTGCIGLCQYEPIVEVFEPGKPKVTYIWMDAKKAKEVVEQHLVNGNVVDQYTLKAADKLK, encoded by the coding sequence ATGAAATCACTAATTGAGCTTCAGCAGATAAAAGAGAGAATGAAGGGCGAGATCGGCCTGCGGGATGCTTCCAGCGACAAGACCCGCGTGGTGGTCGGCATGGCTACCTGCGGCATCGCTTCCGGGGCAAGACCGGTATTAAACACTCTCGCGGAAGAGGTTAGAAATAAAAATCTTGACAACGTCATGGTGACCCAGACCGGATGTATTGGCCTGTGCCAGTATGAGCCGATTGTGGAAGTCTTTGAACCGGGCAAACCAAAAGTTACCTATATCTGGATGGACGCAAAAAAGGCAAAGGAAGTCGTGGAACAGCATCTGGTAAACGGAAACGTCGTAGACCAGTATACGCTGAAGGCAGCCGACAAATTAAAGTAG
- a CDS encoding ATP-binding protein — protein MLPEISLTILDIAQNSITAKAADIFISVLRDTINHTLTFTIRDNGTGMDEEQLKAAVDPFYTTRTTRKIGLGIPFLQQSAECTGGSFSIASEKGKGTSMQAVYCTDSIDCMPLGDIAETIYSLVVFNEGIHFVYHYRVNGHGFDLDTDEIRKIIGDTSFAQKEIAEFIHSYLKENTDETDAYGEQQI, from the coding sequence ATGCTTCCCGAAATTTCTCTGACAATTCTGGATATCGCACAGAATTCAATCACCGCAAAAGCAGCTGATATATTCATCTCTGTTCTGAGAGATACCATCAATCATACACTCACTTTTACAATCCGTGATAACGGGACAGGTATGGATGAGGAACAGCTGAAAGCCGCCGTAGATCCGTTTTATACCACACGGACCACAAGAAAGATCGGACTGGGGATTCCGTTCCTTCAGCAGTCGGCGGAATGCACCGGCGGAAGTTTTTCCATTGCATCCGAAAAAGGCAAAGGTACATCCATGCAGGCCGTATACTGTACGGACAGTATTGACTGCATGCCTTTGGGGGACATTGCGGAGACCATCTATTCGCTGGTTGTTTTTAATGAGGGGATTCATTTTGTGTATCACTATCGGGTGAATGGACACGGATTTGATCTCGACACGGATGAAATCCGTAAAATCATCGGTGATACATCCTTCGCACAGAAAGAAATTGCGGAATTCATTCACTCCTATCTGAAAGAAAATACAGATGAGACAGATGCGTACGGGGAACAGCAGATATAA
- the nuoE gene encoding NADH-quinone oxidoreductase subunit NuoE produces MVAENRTASFHGSNEQEQELRLAIEELRNEKGCLMPIMQRAQDIYGYLPEQVQKIIADELEIPMEKIYGIATFYSQFNLTPKGKYQISVCLGTACYVKGSGDVLKRVTEVLGIQTGECTPDGKFSLDACRCVGACGLAPVMMINENVYGRLTARDVDQILAKYN; encoded by the coding sequence ATTGTGGCAGAAAACAGAACCGCTTCCTTTCACGGAAGCAATGAACAGGAACAGGAGCTTCGCCTTGCGATCGAAGAACTGCGGAATGAAAAGGGCTGCCTGATGCCGATTATGCAGAGAGCCCAGGATATCTACGGATATCTTCCGGAGCAGGTTCAGAAGATCATTGCGGACGAACTTGAAATTCCGATGGAAAAGATATATGGCATCGCTACATTCTACTCACAGTTCAATTTGACTCCAAAGGGGAAATATCAGATTTCTGTCTGTCTTGGCACAGCATGTTATGTAAAGGGATCCGGAGATGTGCTCAAACGCGTCACGGAAGTGCTGGGTATCCAGACCGGCGAATGCACACCGGATGGAAAATTTTCATTAGATGCCTGCAGATGCGTCGGCGCCTGCGGACTGGCACCGGTAATGATGATTAATGAAAATGTATATGGCCGCCTGACCGCGCGTGACGTGGATCAGATCCTGGCAAAATATAACTGA